The following proteins are co-located in the Thermoplasmata archaeon genome:
- a CDS encoding KaiC domain-containing protein — protein MKIKTGISGLDNMLEGGIPEHECVAVLGEFGTGKTTLALQFIWEGLVNGEKGIYISLEENSEDIAKNSAVYGWDIDSYIKEDKLLVIKLDPESALNTVERINSDLPEQIREFGAKRLVLDSVSLLSMLFDTDAEKRKGIFSLVKAIKESGATSIITAEVDPRNPSSSRDGLIEYVVDGVILLKYIERADELRLTMCVIKMRRTNHSRKIRPYYITDKGIEVLSGTETY, from the coding sequence ATGAAAATAAAAACTGGCATTAGCGGGCTTGACAATATGTTAGAGGGTGGTATCCCAGAGCATGAATGTGTTGCAGTACTGGGAGAATTTGGGACAGGAAAAACAACACTGGCATTGCAATTTATTTGGGAAGGGTTGGTAAACGGTGAAAAAGGAATCTATATAAGCTTGGAAGAAAACAGTGAGGATATTGCAAAAAATTCAGCAGTTTATGGCTGGGACATAGATTCATATATTAAAGAAGATAAGCTACTGGTGATAAAGCTTGATCCCGAATCTGCTTTAAACACAGTTGAGAGGATAAACAGTGACCTTCCGGAACAGATAAGAGAATTTGGTGCAAAAAGATTGGTATTAGATTCTGTATCTTTGTTAAGCATGCTTTTTGATACTGATGCAGAAAAGAGAAAAGGAATTTTTTCACTGGTAAAAGCTATTAAGGAATCTGGTGCAACATCAATTATCACTGCAGAAGTAGATCCTAGAAACCCATCAAGTTCTAGAGATGGATTAATAGAGTATGTGGTGGATGGAGTTATTCTCTTAAAATATATCGAGCGTGCAGATGAACTGAGGTTAACTATGTGTGTTATAAAAATGAGAAGAACTAATCATTCTAGAAAAATAAGACCTTACTATATTACAGATAAAGGTATAGAAGTTCTTTCAGGTACAGAAACATATTAA
- a CDS encoding recombinase RecA has translation MDPKVKIPTEVPDFDSIVKGGLPNGSLIILTGEPGAGALEFALTSAIKLSDSLGDDKKRDYEKYGNIVHIPNKTHYISFSRSREEIERNIDLIFDQDFISDFKNTLIFKDFSRLYFKRSKVPKNWIGEKSNIFKEDKDLLSEFVDYINENGDDSIVIIDSLTDLIISPYIEQSAVIDIIKGLQRFTKSRNGITYLMLAESIVDKRLEAILYDTVDGVIVFRWQGYEKYYIRSRYMYVLKFNGVLSHLEEEKIVRFDTSLNNKRGFVVVDTERIR, from the coding sequence ATGGACCCAAAAGTTAAAATTCCAACAGAGGTTCCAGACTTTGACAGTATCGTAAAGGGAGGGTTACCTAATGGTTCTCTGATCATTTTGACAGGAGAGCCTGGTGCAGGTGCTTTAGAATTTGCTTTAACCTCGGCGATAAAGCTTAGTGACTCTCTGGGAGACGATAAAAAAAGGGATTACGAAAAGTATGGAAATATCGTACATATTCCCAATAAAACACATTATATTTCCTTTTCAAGGTCAAGAGAGGAGATTGAAAGAAATATAGATCTTATCTTTGATCAGGATTTTATATCTGATTTTAAGAACACACTTATTTTCAAAGATTTTTCTAGATTATATTTTAAAAGGAGTAAAGTGCCTAAAAACTGGATTGGAGAAAAAAGCAATATCTTTAAAGAAGATAAAGATCTGCTCAGTGAATTTGTAGACTATATAAATGAAAACGGAGACGATAGTATAGTAATTATAGACTCATTGACTGACCTTATAATATCCCCCTACATAGAACAGAGCGCTGTTATAGACATTATTAAGGGACTGCAAAGATTTACAAAATCGAGAAATGGAATAACATATCTAATGCTAGCAGAGTCAATAGTAGATAAACGTTTAGAGGCAATATTATATGATACTGTTGATGGTGTAATAGTATTTAGATGGCAAGGATATGAAAAATATTATATACGCTCGAGATACATGTATGTTTTAAAGTTTAATGGGGTGTTATCTCACTTGGAAGAAGAGAAGATTGTAAGGTTTGATACTTCTCTAAACAATAAAAGAGGGTTTGTAGTAGTAGATACTGAAAGGATCAGGTGA
- a CDS encoding NAD-dependent epimerase/dehydratase family protein, whose amino-acid sequence MIRNKNILITGGAGFIGSNLVARLIKDNNIVVFDNLSSGNIDLLKDYMNLKNFKFIKGDLLAKEEVNPALENIDIIFHLAANPDVRIGALDTDIHLKQNVITTSNLLEAMRIKDVNNLIFTSSSTVYGEAKLMPTPENYGPLIPISMYGASKLAAEAYITAYSQNYGLSSVIYRFANIVGEHGTHGVIYDFIHKLLLNPDSLEILGDGSQSKSYLYIEECIDAIIFGFEHKKEFVEIFNIGSEDYINVKDIASIVVKTMNLKNVDFKFTGGKDGRGWIGDIKVMILDISKIKSYGFVPHYNSRISIELAAESLWREIKNGPKS is encoded by the coding sequence ATGATTAGGAACAAAAATATACTAATTACTGGTGGAGCAGGCTTTATAGGCAGTAATTTAGTAGCAAGATTAATAAAAGATAATAACATAGTAGTATTTGATAATTTAAGCAGTGGAAATATTGATCTTTTGAAAGATTATATGAACTTAAAAAACTTTAAGTTTATCAAGGGGGACCTTTTGGCAAAGGAAGAAGTAAATCCTGCCCTTGAAAATATTGACATAATATTTCATTTAGCTGCAAATCCGGATGTTAGAATTGGAGCTTTAGATACAGATATTCACTTAAAACAGAATGTAATAACCACCTCAAATTTGTTAGAAGCTATGAGAATCAAGGACGTAAATAACCTTATTTTCACTTCCAGCTCTACGGTTTATGGAGAGGCTAAATTAATGCCCACACCCGAAAATTACGGACCATTGATACCGATATCTATGTACGGGGCGTCAAAACTGGCAGCAGAGGCATATATTACTGCATATTCCCAGAATTATGGATTAAGCTCTGTGATCTACAGATTTGCCAACATTGTAGGTGAGCACGGTACACATGGGGTTATATATGATTTTATTCACAAACTTCTGTTAAATCCAGATAGTTTAGAGATTTTGGGAGATGGCTCTCAGTCTAAATCATACCTATATATAGAGGAATGTATTGACGCCATAATATTTGGGTTCGAGCACAAAAAAGAGTTTGTTGAGATATTTAATATAGGTTCTGAAGATTATATCAATGTAAAAGATATTGCAAGTATTGTTGTAAAAACAATGAACTTAAAAAATGTAGATTTTAAATTTACAGGTGGTAAAGATGGAAGAGGATGGATCGGGGACATTAAGGTTATGATCCTAGATATAAGTAAAATCAAAAGTTATGGATTTGTTCCACATTATAATTCAAGGATATCAATAGAACTAGCTGCAGAGAGTTTATGGAGGGAGATAAAAAATGGACCCAAAAGTTAA
- a CDS encoding fibrillarin-like rRNA/tRNA 2'-O-methyltransferase — translation MILSKRYFGVFEHNRDLYTLNYSQGSLFGERVLKINNQEYRYWDPYKSKLSAALYKNIGLFPFKKNSNILYLGASFGNTVSFLSDICVEGNIFAIEKSVRSFKSLLSLAEKRKNVYPILEDANHPEKYEFFIKDIDIIYQDIAQKNQAEIFNKNVRFLSHGGYGILALKTKAIDVTKSAKQVLEIERKKLKNVKETINIEPYEKEHYVLVSKYD, via the coding sequence ATGATCCTATCAAAACGATATTTTGGTGTCTTTGAGCATAATAGAGACTTATATACTTTAAATTATTCACAAGGATCTCTGTTTGGAGAGAGAGTTTTAAAGATAAATAATCAAGAATATAGGTACTGGGACCCATATAAAAGTAAATTATCCGCTGCTCTGTACAAAAATATAGGACTTTTCCCTTTTAAGAAAAATTCAAACATCTTATATCTCGGTGCCTCATTTGGGAATACTGTTTCTTTCTTATCAGACATCTGTGTTGAGGGAAATATTTTTGCTATTGAAAAATCTGTGAGGTCTTTTAAATCATTATTGAGTCTTGCAGAAAAAAGAAAAAATGTGTATCCTATATTAGAAGATGCAAATCATCCTGAAAAATATGAATTTTTTATAAAAGATATAGATATAATATATCAAGATATAGCCCAGAAAAATCAGGCAGAGATATTTAATAAAAATGTCAGGTTTCTATCACATGGAGGCTACGGGATCTTGGCACTTAAAACAAAAGCAATAGATGTGACTAAATCTGCAAAGCAAGTTCTTGAGATAGAAAGAAAGAAATTAAAGAATGTGAAAGAAACTATAAATATTGAACCGTATGAAAAAGAGCACTATGTACTGGTGAGCAAGTATGATTAG
- the rimI gene encoding ribosomal protein S18-alanine N-acetyltransferase has protein sequence MAFAVSGNIIIRKFNIDSLSNIIKIADMSLDEKYSIDLFLDIYSEWPEGFLVAEMNNNIVGFLAGARLSAKESRILMLAVNPNYQGLGIGSKLVNNFEALSIANGIRTIRLEVRVSNYKAIQFYQKRKYVIANIIPHYYTNNENAFLMWKILIF, from the coding sequence GTGGCTTTTGCAGTATCTGGGAATATAATAATCAGAAAGTTCAATATAGACTCACTTTCTAATATAATAAAAATAGCGGATATGAGTTTGGATGAAAAGTATTCCATAGATCTTTTTCTTGATATATATAGTGAATGGCCTGAGGGATTCTTAGTAGCAGAGATGAACAATAATATAGTAGGTTTTTTAGCCGGAGCTAGATTATCTGCAAAAGAAAGTAGAATATTGATGCTAGCTGTAAATCCAAATTATCAAGGATTAGGAATTGGATCCAAACTAGTTAATAACTTTGAAGCGCTTTCTATAGCTAATGGTATCAGAACTATAAGATTAGAAGTGCGCGTTTCAAATTATAAAGCAATCCAGTTTTATCAAAAAAGAAAATATGTAATTGCGAATATTATTCCGCATTACTATACTAACAACGAAAATGCATTTTTGATGTGGAAAATCCTTATTTTTTAA
- a CDS encoding methionine adenosyltransferase, translating into MPRNIVVEENDQKAVIERDVELVERKGIGHPDSVADALSESVSRALSNYYYKNYGKVLHHNTDETQVVGGQSKPEFGGGNMLEPIYILLVGRATTKVNNDRIPYRTIALKAAREYLRNNFKDLDTDEDVIIDCKIGQGSVDLTSLYSQQNLSNDTSFGVGYAPLSETDKLTLETEKYINGSLKETMPEIGYDIKVMGVRNKDVINLTVAAAYVGKRVASPKEYNNSKLELKEKLLDYSRKFTDKKVNIFVNTADLEKFSSYYITVTGLSMENGDDGSVGRGNRVNGLITPYRPMSMEASAGKNPVTHVGKLYNILSFKIADKIYDTAGGDLKEVNVRIVSQIGKPIDEPQVASIQVVPNANVNINKYKREFESIADSYLANISDLTMELMSGKIPLF; encoded by the coding sequence ATGCCTAGAAATATAGTTGTAGAAGAAAATGATCAAAAAGCGGTAATTGAGCGAGATGTAGAGTTGGTAGAGCGCAAAGGAATAGGACATCCTGATAGCGTGGCCGATGCACTATCTGAGTCTGTTAGTAGAGCATTAAGTAACTATTATTATAAAAACTATGGAAAGGTTCTGCATCACAATACTGATGAAACACAGGTTGTGGGTGGACAGAGTAAACCAGAATTTGGAGGAGGAAATATGCTAGAACCTATTTATATATTATTGGTTGGACGTGCTACTACTAAGGTGAATAATGATAGGATCCCATACCGAACTATAGCGCTAAAAGCTGCCAGAGAATATTTAAGAAATAATTTTAAAGATCTGGACACTGACGAAGATGTTATAATAGACTGCAAAATTGGGCAAGGATCTGTGGATCTAACCTCTCTGTATTCTCAACAGAATCTTTCAAATGATACTTCCTTCGGGGTTGGTTATGCACCGCTCTCAGAGACAGATAAGCTCACATTAGAAACTGAAAAATATATAAATGGTAGCTTAAAAGAGACCATGCCAGAAATAGGATATGATATAAAAGTTATGGGCGTGAGAAATAAGGATGTAATAAATCTTACTGTTGCTGCAGCATATGTTGGAAAGAGAGTAGCTTCTCCGAAAGAATATAATAATTCAAAACTGGAACTGAAAGAAAAACTGCTAGATTACTCTAGAAAGTTTACGGACAAAAAAGTAAATATATTTGTCAATACTGCAGATCTAGAAAAATTCTCGAGCTACTATATAACCGTGACCGGTCTCTCTATGGAAAATGGAGATGATGGTTCAGTGGGTAGAGGAAACAGAGTAAATGGTTTAATAACACCTTATCGTCCGATGAGCATGGAGGCTTCTGCGGGTAAGAACCCGGTAACGCATGTAGGTAAGCTTTATAATATACTCTCATTCAAAATTGCAGACAAAATCTACGACACTGCCGGTGGCGATCTAAAAGAAGTAAATGTCAGAATCGTATCACAGATCGGAAAACCAATTGACGAGCCTCAGGTTGCAAGCATACAGGTTGTGCCTAATGCGAATGTAAATATTAATAAATACAAGAGAGAGTTTGAAAGTATTGCGGACAGTTATCTCGCAAATATTAGTGATCTAACAATGGAACTAATGAGCGGAAAAATACCATTGTTTTAA
- a CDS encoding winged helix-turn-helix domain-containing protein yields the protein MRKNRTEMGIMLEILTSLEEGDETIGDILKKVNVPYTRLVTYIGVLKEKKLIEEIDGTNSYKITREGLAFITETKKFTKLLDIYGLRF from the coding sequence ATGAGAAAAAACAGGACTGAAATGGGAATAATGCTTGAAATATTGACCAGCCTGGAAGAAGGAGATGAAACGATAGGAGATATTTTAAAAAAGGTGAATGTGCCATATACTAGATTAGTTACTTACATTGGAGTTTTAAAAGAAAAAAAATTGATCGAAGAAATAGATGGGACCAACAGCTACAAAATCACCAGAGAAGGCCTAGCTTTTATCACTGAAACCAAGAAATTTACGAAGTTACTTGATATTTATGGCCTTAGATTTTAG
- a CDS encoding ATPase, whose protein sequence is MVVDYTSALLAISASIAIAGGLIGTGLAQQGIGAAGMGIIAEKPEKFGQVLFFFVIPETLWIIGFVLGIILLLHIL, encoded by the coding sequence ATGGTTGTAGATTATACATCTGCTTTACTGGCAATATCGGCTAGCATAGCCATTGCTGGTGGACTGATAGGTACTGGTCTTGCTCAACAAGGTATTGGTGCAGCAGGTATGGGTATAATTGCAGAGAAACCAGAAAAATTTGGACAGGTGCTATTTTTCTTTGTTATTCCTGAAACCCTCTGGATAATCGGATTTGTGCTCGGAATAATTTTGTTGTTGCATATCCTATAA
- a CDS encoding V-type ATPase subunit yields the protein MDSTYSGAYGRVKVYQTEFLSSDFINHLIELNSLEDIMHALSSTPYQEDITSLISLYKNPDLLEMVLNRHLIKKNKIAMFAMPPLSKDLLKVYFSKWDIENIKSILSSKLLGYNLKENESFLVSFRDIPMGIFGGTISYEDYKILMSQDSIEDIANYLSKFGYGSLLIQYIDTYRKTGDISNMLSSLDTYFYTKLMESLKYYRGDEGPLIRYFREDIDSKNLMMILKSKDLGVKYADIASNVIPYGNLLISYMEELYKSENVEEICNKLESKIIFDKALKTYQETGQLSGFEIELKAGIYKRYLEILSSQSLSIGSIFAFILRSEIERQNLRAIVVGKNYLLEKEKIAELIIKG from the coding sequence ATGGATTCTACGTACTCAGGTGCATATGGACGCGTAAAAGTTTATCAGACTGAGTTTTTATCATCTGATTTTATTAACCATCTTATAGAGCTCAACAGTTTGGAAGATATTATGCATGCACTTTCTTCGACGCCATATCAAGAAGATATTACATCTCTCATTTCTTTGTATAAAAATCCAGATCTGTTAGAGATGGTTCTTAATAGGCATCTCATAAAAAAAAATAAGATAGCAATGTTTGCCATGCCACCCTTGTCTAAAGACTTACTGAAGGTTTATTTTTCAAAATGGGATATTGAGAATATTAAATCAATTTTGTCTTCGAAGTTGCTTGGCTATAATTTAAAAGAGAATGAGTCTTTTTTAGTTAGCTTTAGGGATATTCCCATGGGAATATTTGGAGGAACTATTTCATACGAAGATTATAAAATACTTATGTCTCAGGATTCGATTGAAGATATTGCTAACTACTTATCCAAATTTGGATATGGTTCTCTTTTGATTCAGTATATTGATACATATAGAAAGACTGGAGACATCTCTAATATGTTATCTTCCTTGGACACATATTTCTACACTAAATTGATGGAGAGCTTAAAATATTATCGAGGCGATGAAGGGCCTTTAATCAGATACTTTAGGGAAGATATAGACAGCAAGAACTTGATGATGATTCTCAAATCTAAAGATCTCGGAGTAAAGTATGCGGATATTGCTAGCAATGTTATTCCCTACGGTAATTTATTGATTTCATACATGGAAGAACTATATAAAAGCGAGAACGTTGAAGAGATATGTAATAAACTAGAATCTAAAATTATATTTGACAAAGCATTAAAGACTTATCAGGAGACAGGTCAATTAAGTGGCTTTGAAATTGAATTAAAAGCTGGAATTTATAAGAGATATCTAGAGATATTATCTTCTCAATCATTATCTATTGGCTCTATTTTTGCATTTATATTAAGGTCAGAGATTGAAAGGCAGAATTTAAGAGCTATAGTTGTAGGAAAAAATTATCTATTAGAAAAAGAGAAAATAGCAGAACTTATAATAAAAGGGTGA
- a CDS encoding V-type ATP synthase subunit F, protein MSKIQEDGKIAVIGERALALGFRLIGLEHSYIYDGAEGVNKFLELYKSNEYSLIMLSESLKQYMDKRLIESIELSTKPLVVFIPLLKTGEEESVSSLAKRILGVDIGR, encoded by the coding sequence ATGTCTAAAATCCAAGAAGACGGAAAGATCGCGGTAATAGGCGAGAGAGCTTTGGCATTGGGATTCCGATTAATAGGATTAGAGCATTCTTACATATATGATGGTGCAGAGGGGGTAAATAAGTTTTTAGAACTTTATAAATCAAATGAATATTCATTGATTATGCTATCAGAAAGTTTAAAACAGTATATGGATAAGAGGTTAATAGAGTCTATAGAGCTTTCTACTAAACCTCTTGTAGTCTTTATTCCACTATTAAAAACTGGTGAAGAAGAATCTGTAAGCAGTCTAGCAAAGAGGATATTAGGTGTAGATATAGGAAGGTGA
- a CDS encoding V-type ATP synthase subunit A, translating to MGKIVRVSGPVVIADDLEKAKMYDVVRVGSLGLIGEVIRISGDKVTIQVYEDTSGIRPGEIAENTGKPLSVQLGPGLLTSIYDGIQRPLDVIRKESGNFIMRGLTANPLNEETLWEFVPVVKKGDKVVEGQIIGTVQETSLIMHRIMVPFGMSGVIDEINGGKYKVSDTIGVLKTSSGPVNLKLKQDWPVRIARRVSQKLPPSIPLVTGQRVIDTFFPVAKGGTVAVPGPFGSGKTVVQHQLSKWADSNIVVYVGCGERGNEMTEILTTFPELKDPKSGKPLMERTVLIANTSNMPVAAREASIYTGITIAEYYRDMGYDVAIMADSTSRWAEALREISGRLEEMPGEEGYPAYLGRKVSEFYERSGNAEVIAPDHRFGSITIVGAVSPPGGDISEPVSQNTLRVTRVFWALDASLASRRHFPSINWLNSYSLYHDVLAKWYNSNIASNWNDLYSEAMNILQKEAELQEIVQLVGYDALPDKEKVILNIAKMIREDFLQQSAFDDVDTYCSLKKQYLMLSTILDMGKYQNSAVEKGIEISKIQAVPVKEKISRMKEVKESDIEAYQKSLSQEIKSSFETLMGV from the coding sequence ATGGGTAAAATTGTAAGAGTTTCCGGGCCGGTGGTAATCGCTGATGACCTGGAAAAAGCGAAAATGTATGATGTAGTTAGAGTTGGATCGTTAGGATTAATTGGCGAGGTTATACGAATTTCGGGAGATAAAGTGACAATACAGGTGTATGAAGATACCAGTGGTATAAGACCGGGCGAGATTGCTGAAAATACCGGGAAACCGTTATCTGTACAGCTTGGTCCGGGGTTGTTAACCTCCATTTATGATGGAATACAGAGACCGCTGGATGTTATAAGGAAAGAAAGTGGAAACTTTATAATGAGAGGATTAACTGCTAATCCTTTAAACGAGGAAACATTATGGGAATTTGTACCGGTTGTAAAAAAAGGAGATAAAGTTGTAGAGGGTCAGATTATAGGCACTGTTCAAGAAACTAGCTTGATTATGCATAGGATAATGGTTCCATTCGGAATGAGTGGTGTTATTGATGAGATCAATGGTGGCAAATACAAGGTTTCAGATACTATTGGAGTATTGAAAACCAGTTCTGGTCCTGTCAATTTAAAACTTAAACAGGATTGGCCAGTGAGGATTGCAAGAAGAGTTTCTCAAAAACTTCCACCATCTATACCTTTGGTTACGGGGCAGCGTGTGATAGACACTTTTTTCCCGGTGGCAAAAGGAGGTACCGTAGCCGTGCCTGGTCCTTTTGGATCTGGAAAGACAGTAGTACAGCACCAGCTTTCTAAGTGGGCAGACAGCAATATAGTTGTATATGTGGGCTGTGGAGAGCGTGGTAATGAGATGACTGAAATCTTGACAACTTTTCCTGAACTGAAAGATCCTAAAAGCGGAAAACCTTTAATGGAGAGGACAGTATTGATTGCAAATACTTCTAATATGCCAGTCGCTGCAAGAGAAGCCAGTATTTATACGGGAATAACTATTGCAGAGTATTACAGGGATATGGGTTATGATGTTGCGATAATGGCTGATAGTACGTCCAGATGGGCAGAAGCATTACGTGAGATATCGGGCAGGCTAGAAGAGATGCCAGGAGAAGAGGGTTACCCAGCCTATCTTGGAAGAAAGGTATCTGAGTTTTATGAGAGATCTGGCAATGCGGAAGTGATCGCTCCCGATCACAGATTTGGATCTATAACAATAGTAGGTGCGGTATCTCCGCCAGGAGGAGATATTTCAGAACCGGTGTCTCAAAACACGCTTCGAGTAACGAGAGTGTTCTGGGCATTAGACGCATCTTTAGCTTCAAGAAGGCATTTTCCATCTATAAACTGGTTAAACAGTTACTCATTATATCATGATGTATTAGCAAAATGGTATAACAGCAACATTGCCTCAAACTGGAACGATCTTTATTCGGAAGCAATGAACATCTTACAGAAAGAGGCCGAATTGCAAGAGATAGTTCAGCTTGTTGGATACGATGCACTTCCTGATAAAGAAAAAGTGATATTGAATATTGCAAAGATGATAAGAGAGGATTTTCTACAGCAAAGTGCTTTTGACGATGTTGATACATACTGCTCGTTAAAGAAACAGTATCTAATGTTAAGCACTATATTAGATATGGGTAAATACCAGAATAGTGCTGTGGAGAAAGGTATAGAAATATCTAAGATTCAGGCAGTGCCGGTAAAAGAGAAGATCTCGAGAATGAAAGAAGTAAAAGAATCAGATATCGAAGCATATCAAAAATCATTGTCGCAAGAGATAAAATCTTCATTTGAAACTTTGATGGGGGTTTAA